In Desulfomonilaceae bacterium, the DNA window ATGACGCGACACGTCAGAGCCAGCTCCAATGCTTTTGAAAATCCGACCACACGAGGGAGCAAAAACGCTCCACCATCCCCTGGGATCAACCCGACCGATACAAAAGTTTCTCCAAATCGAGCTTTTTCGCTCGCAATACGTATATCGCACATGCACGTAGGGTCGCAGCCCGCTCCCATAGCTGGGCCATTCACCGCGGCAATAGCCGGGACATCCAGCCGCTGGAACGCGAGGGTAACTCTTTGGATGCCCTTGCGGTAGTTCTGACGGACATCATTCGGATCTCCAGAGAACATACCTTCTTTCTTATACATATCCTTGACGTTCCCCCCAGCCGAAAACGATGTTCCAGCGCCTGTGACCACAAGAACGCTCAGCAAATCCGAATCCTGAACCTTTTGACAAACATCTACTATTTCGTCGATCATCTCTTGATGAGTAAAAGCATTCCTGATGTCCGGCCGATTCAACGTGAGCACTGCAATAGGTCCTTGCTGCTCGAAGATTATTTCCCGGTATTTAATGCTTTCGGAGTGATCAGGACTTCCTATGCTGTTTCGCGACCGGCTTTCTTCATTGTTACCGATAGGTTTATTATATTTGGTCATCTTGCCTCTCCATATCTATATTCCTTTGGATACGCATTGCTGTCCAATTCTTCTCTCGAGGACTACTCTAGCCGTGATTTGACTCAAAAAGCGGCTGTTAAAGGATCAAGGAAGGGTGAGAAAAGCGCTCGCCTGCTGAAGCTATTCTAGCGCTGACCTCGAGCTGCCCATTGGATTATTTACCACTTGCCACGTTAGAGATCTAGAATGTTTTCATTTGCTAAGAAGCAAAGACCTATCTGGTAGATTTTGGCCGATCCATTTACCCGTTATGGGTTCTGCCGTGTGGAAGGCTGGTAATTCAGTTTTCAGTCAGGCCTGATGCGCAAATGTTTTCAAATGGGTATTCTGCGTAATATTTGTCCGGAAAGAATCTTTTTGTCTGGCAAAGCTGTGTTCGCCAGGTCAATTATACGTTCTTCTTATGAGTAATTTTTCGTGCTATAGCAAAGCAGTGCGGCGCCATCCTCAACAGCTAAGATTGAGGGAATATTCTTGGGAAAAGGATGACTACAATGAAGAAGTCTATTTGTGTCGTATCCGTGCTGATAGCTACTCTATTCTGTGCCTCAGCCTGCATGGCCGGCCCGGACATCCCGAACCTCGTGGGAACATGGATGGTTAAGAGTGAGGGCGGGGTGGCGCTGAAAGGAAAGGAACCAGGCCCGAAGACACATCATAAAGGAGATTTCAGCGCTCTTAACGGCGAAGCGGTCATAACCAAGCAACAGGGAAGGATATTGCATGGTACCTTCAAGGCGCCCCTGGGGGATACAGAGAAATTCCTCGCTGGGATTGGCCTGGATAACAAGACCATATATTTTGTGGATGAAGACGGTTTTATGGAAGGCAAGATAATCGACAAGGACACTATTCAGGTTGTTTATCGTCATGTTACCGCCTTCGATATCGTGGTAGCTGTTGGGGTATGGACGAGAAAGAAATAGTCTTGAGCAATGGCGGAATGGTTTACGAGTATGATTGCTCGCAGCGCCGGTTGGAAAACAGTTTATTCACAGTCGCGCCTAAACGGCTGTTTAAACTTGACTATTATGTGGAGTGAAAACTGTAATTGATTCATTCTTTGGCTCCATGAGCCTTTAAAATTTTGACGATGGCCGGCCTATTCCACCTATTAGCCCATATCAATGGTGTAG includes these proteins:
- a CDS encoding crotonase/enoyl-CoA hydratase family protein, encoding MTKYNKPIGNNEESRSRNSIGSPDHSESIKYREIIFEQQGPIAVLTLNRPDIRNAFTHQEMIDEIVDVCQKVQDSDLLSVLVVTGAGTSFSAGGNVKDMYKKEGMFSGDPNDVRQNYRKGIQRVTLAFQRLDVPAIAAVNGPAMGAGCDPTCMCDIRIASEKARFGETFVSVGLIPGDGGAFLLPRVVGFSKALELALTCRVIDAAEALRIGLVSEVIPAERLIDRALEVAGEIAQHPARTLRLAKRLFYLSQGRSLEETLELSCSFQALCHHSPEHMEALEAFFARQRNRDGFKGDGQPPQA